Proteins from a genomic interval of Sphingopyxis sp. QXT-31:
- a CDS encoding ribonucleoside-diphosphate reductase subunit alpha: MDFRETDRVETSDVATMELTKNETPAATESPADSAPAAKLNDGGEAKVHARRFAIETDRSRDALLTDFGKETLEDRYLLPGESYQDLFARVADAYADDQDHAQRLYDYISKLWFMPATPVLSNGGTGRGLPISCYLNSVDDSLEGIVGTWNENVWLASRGGGIGTYWGAVRGIGEPVGLNGKTSGIIPFVRVMDSLTLAISQGSLRRGSAACYLDVSHPEIEEFLEVRKPSGDFNRKALNLHHGVLITDEFMEAVRDGREFNLRSPKDQSVRGTVDARGLFQKLVETRLATGEPYIIFIDQVNRMMPKHHRDLGLKVTTSNLCSEITLPTGRDHLGNDRTAVCCLSSLNLETWDEWNGDKMFIEDVMRMLDNVLQDYIDRAPPEMARAKYSASRERSVGLGVMGFHSFLQARGLPFEGAMAKSSNLRVFKHIRAQVDAASMLLANERGPCPDAADQGVMERFSCKMAIAPTASISIICGGTSACIEPIPANIYTHKTLSGSFSIRNPHLEALLVDKAKNSDAIWNSILERGGSVQHLDFLTQDEKDCFKTSFEIDQRWLLELAADRTPYIDQAASLNLFIPADVEKWDLLMLHYRAWELGIKSLYYLRSKSVQRAGFAGGVEADNTAEAPVYELQTTDYDECLACQ, encoded by the coding sequence ATGGATTTTCGAGAGACCGACCGGGTGGAGACGAGCGACGTGGCGACGATGGAATTGACGAAGAACGAGACCCCGGCAGCGACCGAATCACCCGCTGATTCGGCCCCGGCGGCGAAGCTCAACGACGGCGGCGAGGCCAAGGTCCATGCGCGTCGCTTCGCGATCGAAACCGACCGTAGCCGCGACGCGCTCCTCACCGATTTCGGCAAGGAAACGCTCGAGGACCGCTATCTCCTGCCCGGCGAATCCTATCAGGATCTCTTCGCGCGCGTCGCCGACGCCTATGCCGACGACCAGGACCACGCGCAGCGGCTCTACGACTATATCTCGAAGCTGTGGTTCATGCCCGCGACCCCCGTGCTCTCGAACGGCGGCACCGGCCGCGGCCTGCCGATCAGCTGCTATCTGAACTCGGTCGACGACAGCCTCGAGGGCATCGTCGGCACCTGGAACGAGAATGTCTGGCTCGCCAGCCGCGGCGGCGGCATCGGCACCTATTGGGGCGCGGTCCGCGGCATCGGCGAACCCGTCGGCCTCAACGGCAAGACCAGCGGCATCATTCCCTTCGTCCGCGTGATGGACAGCCTGACCCTCGCGATCTCGCAGGGCTCGCTCCGCCGCGGTTCGGCCGCCTGCTACCTCGACGTCTCGCATCCCGAGATCGAGGAGTTTCTCGAGGTCCGCAAACCGTCGGGCGACTTCAACCGTAAGGCGCTGAACCTCCACCACGGCGTGCTGATCACCGACGAGTTCATGGAGGCCGTCCGCGACGGCCGCGAATTCAACCTCCGCTCGCCCAAGGACCAGAGCGTCCGCGGCACCGTCGACGCGCGCGGGCTGTTCCAGAAGCTCGTCGAGACGCGCCTCGCGACCGGCGAGCCCTATATCATCTTCATCGACCAGGTGAACCGCATGATGCCCAAGCATCATCGCGACCTGGGGCTCAAGGTCACCACCTCGAACCTCTGCTCGGAAATCACCCTGCCGACCGGCCGCGACCATCTCGGCAACGATCGCACCGCGGTCTGCTGCCTTTCGTCCTTGAATCTCGAAACCTGGGACGAGTGGAACGGCGACAAGATGTTCATCGAGGATGTCATGCGCATGCTCGACAACGTCCTTCAGGACTATATCGACCGCGCCCCGCCCGAAATGGCGCGCGCCAAATATAGCGCGAGCCGCGAACGCTCGGTCGGCCTCGGCGTCATGGGCTTCCACAGCTTCCTCCAGGCGCGCGGCCTGCCCTTCGAGGGCGCGATGGCGAAATCGTCGAACCTGCGCGTCTTCAAGCATATCCGCGCGCAGGTCGACGCCGCCTCGATGCTGCTCGCCAACGAGCGCGGCCCCTGCCCCGACGCCGCCGACCAGGGCGTGATGGAGCGTTTCAGCTGCAAGATGGCGATCGCGCCGACCGCATCGATCTCGATCATCTGCGGCGGCACCAGCGCGTGCATCGAGCCGATCCCGGCGAACATCTACACGCACAAGACGCTCTCGGGCAGCTTCTCGATCCGCAACCCGCACCTCGAGGCCCTGCTCGTCGACAAGGCGAAGAACAGCGACGCGATCTGGAACTCGATCCTCGAGCGCGGCGGCAGCGTCCAGCACCTCGACTTCCTGACCCAGGACGAGAAGGACTGTTTCAAGACCAGCTTCGAGATCGACCAGCGCTGGCTGCTCGAACTCGCCGCCGACCGCACGCCCTATATCGACCAGGCCGCCTCGCTGAACCTGTTCATCCCCGCCGACGTCGAGAAATGGGACCTGCTCATGCTCCACTACCGCGCGTGGGAACTCGGCATCAAATCGCTCTATTATCTCCGCTCGAAATCGGTCCAGCGCGCCGGCTTCGCGGGCGGGGTCGAGGCCGACAACACCGCCGAAGCGCCGGTGTACGAGCTGCAGACCACCGACTACGACGAATGCCTCGCGTGCCAGTAA